The sequence TCAACGGAAGCACGTCTCTCAACCATGCCGCCAGCATCGTCCAATCGTACCGCACCTGCGACTACTACTGCGATCGCCCctggggttcagaatttaatgCAGCCACCAAGCTCCAGCCTCCTGAGCCCATTGAAACACCCTGCTCTGTCCAACCAACGATCAGCAACAATACAAAAGATCTCCATGCAAGTGCCAGAGGATTCGAAAACAATTCCGAAACAAGACAAAACTAGAACTGGAGTCTTCAATAAGATTACCGGTACGGTGCCGTTGGCACAATCCACCCCAACACAAACACAATCCAGCGCATTGTTGTTGGCGTGTTCGGATACAAGGAACCCACAAACGACATCAGTGGCTCATCCGCCAGAATCGTCGTCCGGTATGCCGGAAAACCAACCAATATCAGCGTTAGCATCTATGCCGCCGGTATTAGTTTCATCGGCGCCACCCCCATCAGCACCTATACCTCCATTACTACTGCCCCCGCTATCTGCACCTGAAGATACATCGAATGGAACATCGGTGCTGCCTCTACAGTCCGCACATAAACCTACAGTTTTGCCGCCTCCTCCGTGTGCACCAGCATTAGGATATACAACGCTACCGCCACCACCAGGAATGTCACTACCATTCGCAGCATCGGCTGCGCCTCTACCTGGAACCAGCTCGGTACACCCCGGGCCGGCATCTGTATCTCAATCTGCCTTACCGAACTGGTCTGAGCCAGTATCAGGGTTTGTACCTGCCGCCCTCCCCACTGCTTTCTCCGAGCCACCAGGTAAGTCAGACAGTAATCCTTTACCACCAATGCAAAACGATTCCAACCTCCAACACCTGATGAAGCAATTTGGTAGCATTGCTTTATCACCTTTGCAATCACCATTGCTCAATGCAAATATAGCCACGTTTGCCCCATCCCCTCACAATTAGCTGCAAGACAAGTCATGCCTCGTGACTTGCCCCCCTTTTCCGGCAACCCAGCCGACTGGCCAGTATTCATTAGCAGTTTTATGAATACCACCCTTGCTTGTGGGTACTCTAGCGCCGAGAATCTATGCCGTCTTCAGCGAAGCCTTAAGGGCGCAGCATACGAAGCTGTTCAAAGCCGTTTGCTTTTACCTGAGTCTGTACCACATATTATAGAAACTTTGCATTTGCTTTATGGTAGGCCTGAGTTGTTGATCTCAGCCCTCCTTGAAAAGGTTGCGATCAGCTCCATCGCCGAAAGTGGAAAGGTTCCAAACTATTATCGATTTTGGAATGTCAATACAAAGTTTATGTGACCATTTGGAAGTTGCTGGTCAATCAGTTCATCTGTCAAACCCTTCGCTTCGCGGAACTCGTCGCCAAACTACCACCACATCTACAGATGGAGGGGATCATACCTCCAGGGATTCTCGGAGGTGAATCTTAAAACCTTCGGTTCCTTTATGTCCAGTGTAGTGAGAGCAGTAAGTAAAGTGACCGTGTTTGTCAGCAGCAGTGCTTTCGTGAAGAACAGTTCTAAAACCAGAGGAAGTGTTAATACTCATCACAGTGACCATAAATTGAACGTAAATTCGAAATCGTCTAACAGCTTGGAGGAAGTGAAATCATGTTCAGCTTGCAGGAAGACCGGTCATCGTATCCCGGACTGTCTATTCTTCAAATCTCTTTCGGTGGATGGACGTTGGAAGTGCGTGCAGTCTAATGGGCTATGCCGAAATTGTTTAAACACACACGGAAGAAGAAGCTGCCGAAAACCTGGCAACTGCGGCATTAATGGCTGTGAGTATCGCCATCATCCGCTTCTACACTCGCAGCGAAGCAACCCAGAATCGAAAACTCAAACCGTATTAAATGTTGCGCAGAACAACACTCATCGACAAATGAAACAGTCCCTGCTTTTCAGGATACTGCCAGTGACTCTGCATGGACCAAAGGGAATCGTGAATACTTTCGCATTCCTGGATGACGGATCATCTTTAAcactcctggaagaaagccttgCAAAGGAACTCGGTGTTGGAGGAAAAAATATGCCATTATGTTTAATATGGACCGGGAACGTGAGCAGAGTGGAAAATGGATCGAAGCAACTGTCACTAATAATTTCGTCATCTGAAGGAAAGAAGTATTCTTTAGATGAAGTCCAAACGGTAAAGGAGTTGTCTCTACCTTCCCAAACACTTCCCTTTGAGCATCTATCGGAACAGTTTCCATACCTGAAAGGGCTTCCTGTCGTGAGCTACACAAAGGCGGTCCCCAAACTCTTAATTGGGGTCAACAATCTAGATGTAATGGTGCCGCTGAAAATACGGGAAGGAGGTAAACGCGAACCAGTGGCCGCGAAAACGAGGCTTGGCTGGTGTATACGGTGGCTCGCCGAGTACTGATCAGAACC comes from Armigeres subalbatus isolate Guangzhou_Male chromosome 2, GZ_Asu_2, whole genome shotgun sequence and encodes:
- the LOC134210221 gene encoding uncharacterized protein LOC134210221, which codes for MQKRFIEDKYKLLESQLELDEENVSVRSKSSRVSKRSKIAKVVQWVNNCAEQSETPPEKSTEARLSTMPPASSNRTAPATTTAIAPGVQNLMQPPSSSLLSPLKHPALSNQRSATIQKISMQVPEDSKTIPKQDKTRTGVFNKITGTVPLAQSTPTQTQSSALLLACSDTRNPQTTSVAHPPESSSGMPENQPISALASMPPVLVSSAPPPSAPIPPLLLPPLSAPEDTSNGTSVLPLQSAHKPTVLPPPPCAPALGYTTLPPPPGMSLPFAASAAPLPGTSSVHPGPASVSQSALPNWSEPVSGFVPAALPTAFSEPPGKSDSNPLPPMQNDSNLQHLMKQFGSIALSPLQSPLLNANIATFAPSPHN